Genomic DNA from Niabella ginsenosidivorans:
AACAACTACTGAACTTTTCCAGCAGGCACCCTGGTGCTACCATGCAGGAAAAGCTTAAAAGCCTGCCACCTGTAAATTTAGTGCTGGCAGACGGAACACTGTATAACCAAACCGGTAAAGTAGAGCCCGCCAGCGGCTCTATCACCACCGCAACCGGAACCATCACATTTAAGGCTACTTTCCCCAATCCCGGCGGCATTATACAAAACGGGGCCAGCGCCACTGTAAGGATCCCGCGCAATGAAGCAGCAGCATTAATGATTCCCCAAAGTGCCAGTTTTGAGCTACAGGACAAACGGTTGGTTTATAAACTTACGGCCGATAACAAAATTATCAGCACCGCAATTGTATCCACACCTACTCCGGACGGGCAGTACCTGATTGTGCAAAGCGGGCTTACCAAAGGCGACCGTATTGTACTGGATGGTTTCAACCTTAAGGATGGAACGCAGGTCATTCCCAGGCCGGTAAATGCAGATAGCATCTATCATCTTCAGGATACTACACAAAACAATCCCTAATGTTAAAACGATTTATAGAACGGCCCGTATTAAGTACGGTAATTTCAGTGCTCATAGTTTTACTGGGTGTACTTGGATTGTTAAAGCTGCCCATTGAGCAATACCCTTATATTTCCCCTCCCACGGTGCAGGTAAACGCCACTTACAGCGGGGCAAATACCAGTGCTGTTTTAAACAGTGTTATTATTCCGCTGGAGCAGCAGATCAATGGTGTGGAAGGCATGACCTATATGACCTCTACAGCTACCAATACAGGAAGCGCCAACATCAGCATCTTTTTTGAGGTGGGCCGCGATCCTGACCAGGCTGCTGTAGATGTCCAGAACCGCATATCCGCAGCTACCGGGAAGCTCCCGCAATCCGTTATACAAAACGGCATTACTGTAAGAAAACAGCAAACAAGCAATGTACTGATCATTTCCATTTATTCTGACAAAAAGGATTATGACCAGACCTTCCTGCAAAACTATGCAGCAATCAATGTGATTCCGCAATTACAGCGGGTATCCGGCGTAGGAGGCGCCAATGTATTCGGGAATGTAATGACCTATGCCATGCGCATATGGTTAAAGCCGGATGTTATGGCGGTTTATGGCGTAACCCCTGCTGATGTTTCAGCAGCGCTTGCAGAACAAAATCTGAATGCTGCACCAGGCATCTTCGGACAAAATTCCAACCAGCCTTTTCAATACGTTATTACTTATACCGGCACACTGGTTTCTACCAATGAGTTTGGGAATATTATTATAAAATCAATGGGTAACGGGCAATACCTGCGGCTGAAAGACGTAGCCCGTATAGAGCTGGGCGCCCAAACCTATACCGGCTCTACTGCAACGGATGGCAAGCCTTCTTTAGGAATTGCCATCAGCCAGACGCCCGGCTCCAATGCGCGCGAGGTGATCATCAACTGTAAAAAAGTGATCGAGCAGGCTGCAAAATTGTTCCCGGACGGGGTGAAATTTGTTTACCTGGTTGACATCAACAACTTCCTCAGCGCCTCTATTGAAAAAGTAGTGCATACACTGGTAGAGTGCTTTTTGCTGGTGTTCCTGGTGATCCTCATCTTCCTGCAGGATGTGCGCTCTACTATCATCCACGGCATCTCTGTGCCGGTATCTATCATTGGTACCTTCTTTTTCCTGTACCTGTTCGGGTTCAGCGTAAACCTGCTCACCCTGTTTGCGCTGGTACTGGCTATTGGTATAGTTGTGGATGATGCCATAGTGGTGGTAGAGGCCGTGCATGCAAAACTGGAGCATGGCTATACATCGCCCAGGAAAGCAGCCATTGATGCCATGCGTGAAATAGCGCCTGCTATTATTTCCATTACACTGGTAATGGCATCCGTATTCCTGCCGGTGACCTTTGTAACCGGATCTGCCGGTGTATTTTACAGGCAGTTCGGAATAACACTGGCCATTTCCATTATGATCTCTGCATTAAATGCGCTCACACTTTGCCCGGCTATCGCCGCCATGTTCTTAAAACCGCCCAAACATATACAGGAAGATAAGGAAGGCGAAAAAGTAACTTTCGGAAAACGTTTTGCCAGGGCGTTCAATTCCGGTTATAATGCTGTTGTAGAAAAATACACAGGAGGAGTAAAATTCCTTACAAAACGAACCTGGCTGGTCTTTATCATTATACTGCTTTTTGCAGGCGCTTTCTTTGCGCTTATGAAAAGCACGCCCACCAGCTTTGTACCCAGCGAGGACATGGGTACTATTTTTGTGAACGTTACCTTACCGCCGGGGTCAACCATGGAGCGCGTACGGGAAGTAGACCGGCAGGTAGACAGCGCTGCCCGGAAATTGCCGCAGGTAGCAAACACCATGCGCATGATGGGGCGTAATTTCATTGCCGGTGAAGGCAGCTCATACGGTATGGTGATCATACGGCTCAAACCGTGGAGCCAGCGGCCCGGTGTTTCTGATAAAGACCTGATCAAAAAGCTGATCGACAATACCTCCTATATCAGCGGTGCAAAGATCACCTTCATGCAACAGCCCACTATTTCCGGCTTTGGTACCAGCGGCGGGTTTACCTTTCAGTTGCAGGACCGTGCGGCGCACTCTTCAGAAGAATTTTATAAGGTAGGGCAGAATTTTTTAAATGAACTGAATAAACGGCCTGAGATCCAGTATGCAGCCACTTCCTTTAACCCGAACTTTCCGCAATACCTGCTATCCATAAACGTAGCAAAATGTAAAGATGCCGGTGTCTCCGTTTCTGACCTGCTCAATACGATGGGTGTGTTCTATGGAAGCGCTTATGTCAGCAACTTTAACGAGTTCGGGCAGCAGTACCAGGTGATCCTGCAGGCAGACCCCCGTTATACAGCCAGTGTGCAGGGGCTCAACAACATTATGGTGCGCGCCGGAGACGGTTCCATGAACCCCATTACAGAATACATTACCTTAAAACGGGTTTATGGCCCGGAATCGGTTACCCGGTTCAATATGTATAATTCCATGTCCGTAAACGGATCGCCTAATAACGGGTACAGCACAGGCCAATCCCTTACCGCCATTTCAGAAACCGCAGCAAAGGTGTTGCCGCCCGGTTACAGCTTTGAATACTCCGGCATCAGCCGGGAAGAGCAGAACAGCGGATCCCAGACCGTATACGTCTTTATCCTCAGCCTGATATTTGTATACCTGCTGCTGAGCGCGCTTTATGAAAGTTACCTGCTTCCCTTTGCCGTATTGCTTTCACTGCCCGTGGGTTTGACCGGCGTATTTGTCTTTGCCAAACTTTTCGGGCTGGATAATAATATTTATATGCAGATCTCCATGATCATGCTGATCGGCTTGCTGGCAAAAAATGCGATTCTTATTGTGGAATTTGCACTGGAACGCCGGCAAAAAGGCATGGGACTTTTAGAGTCGGCGCTGGAAGGCGCCAAGGCAAGGCTGCGCCCCATCCTGATGACCTCTTTTGCTTTTATCCTGGGACTGATGCCGCTGATCTTTGCATCAGGCGTGGGCGCTTTTGGCAACCGGTCCATCGGTACCGGCGCTATTGGCGGTATGTTATTCGGTACTGTGCTGGGGGTATTCGTAGTTCCCGCATTGTATATTGTTTTCCAGGGGTTGCAGGAAAGAATTAAAACGAATAAATATGACGAGAACGGGGAGCTTATTACTGAAAAGTAAGGGTCTTATTTACCGGAGGCCGCGCATCCGGCATCTTTCCCGCCTGCCGGCGGGTCACTCAATTTTACTTCAGTGCAAAGCCCGGCTATGCCCCTTATATTAAACAGTTTAAAGAATGAAACGCACAGTCATCATCAATAAAATACTATGGATCGTTTTTACAGCGGCCCTCGTTCCCTCCTGTAAAGTGCTGCAGCCCTATTCATCAGAAAAAAATGTAAGCGATCAGCTATACCGGGATGCAGTAACCAATGATACAGCAACCATAGCTTCAATGCCCTGGAGAGCGCTATTTACAGATCCCAGGCTTCAGCATTTAATTGATGAAGGCCTGAGCAACAACCTGGACCTGAAGATAGCCGTTGCACGAATAAAAGCTGCCCAGGCCAACCTGAAACAGGCCAACCTGGCCTATCTGCCATCGCTGCAGGCAAACGCAAGCGCCGGTCTTTACCAAACTTCCGGAGCACAGAACACACCCGCCCAGGTTTACCAGGTTTATCTCAGCTCCAGCTGGCAGGTAGATATCTGGGGCAAGCTGAAAAGCGCCAAACGTGCGGCACTGGCCAGCCTTCTGCAAAGCGATGCTTATAAAAGGGCCGTACAAACACAATTAGTAGCTGATATTGCGACCAACTATTATGCACTGATGGCTTACGATGCGGAATTGACCCTTACTCTTCAAACAGTGCAGAACAGGAAGGAAGATGTAAAGACCATGCAAATTTTAAAAGACGGCGATGTGG
This window encodes:
- a CDS encoding efflux RND transporter permease subunit, which codes for MLKRFIERPVLSTVISVLIVLLGVLGLLKLPIEQYPYISPPTVQVNATYSGANTSAVLNSVIIPLEQQINGVEGMTYMTSTATNTGSANISIFFEVGRDPDQAAVDVQNRISAATGKLPQSVIQNGITVRKQQTSNVLIISIYSDKKDYDQTFLQNYAAINVIPQLQRVSGVGGANVFGNVMTYAMRIWLKPDVMAVYGVTPADVSAALAEQNLNAAPGIFGQNSNQPFQYVITYTGTLVSTNEFGNIIIKSMGNGQYLRLKDVARIELGAQTYTGSTATDGKPSLGIAISQTPGSNAREVIINCKKVIEQAAKLFPDGVKFVYLVDINNFLSASIEKVVHTLVECFLLVFLVILIFLQDVRSTIIHGISVPVSIIGTFFFLYLFGFSVNLLTLFALVLAIGIVVDDAIVVVEAVHAKLEHGYTSPRKAAIDAMREIAPAIISITLVMASVFLPVTFVTGSAGVFYRQFGITLAISIMISALNALTLCPAIAAMFLKPPKHIQEDKEGEKVTFGKRFARAFNSGYNAVVEKYTGGVKFLTKRTWLVFIIILLFAGAFFALMKSTPTSFVPSEDMGTIFVNVTLPPGSTMERVREVDRQVDSAARKLPQVANTMRMMGRNFIAGEGSSYGMVIIRLKPWSQRPGVSDKDLIKKLIDNTSYISGAKITFMQQPTISGFGTSGGFTFQLQDRAAHSSEEFYKVGQNFLNELNKRPEIQYAATSFNPNFPQYLLSINVAKCKDAGVSVSDLLNTMGVFYGSAYVSNFNEFGQQYQVILQADPRYTASVQGLNNIMVRAGDGSMNPITEYITLKRVYGPESVTRFNMYNSMSVNGSPNNGYSTGQSLTAISETAAKVLPPGYSFEYSGISREEQNSGSQTVYVFILSLIFVYLLLSALYESYLLPFAVLLSLPVGLTGVFVFAKLFGLDNNIYMQISMIMLIGLLAKNAILIVEFALERRQKGMGLLESALEGAKARLRPILMTSFAFILGLMPLIFASGVGAFGNRSIGTGAIGGMLFGTVLGVFVVPALYIVFQGLQERIKTNKYDENGELITEK